One genomic region from bacterium encodes:
- a CDS encoding NTP transferase domain-containing protein, which produces MKIAILAGGRGTRLLGGETAHPKALFEVGGRPIIWHIMNIYAAAGMTDFLLLLGYKADEIVDYFVNRLPFQGRDLSLTIGNGVDRHFVEEEQAPRWNVTLCHTGLDSEKGERIRRIRAHVQDDDCFMVTYGDGLIDLDLRVLADFHRASGKVATLTAVRARSQFGHVTLNGADTVTEMVENPSLPDWINGGFFVFSREVFDWLEPNDPLETGCLRRLAAAGQLAAYRHEGFWACMDTYKDNLRLNELWESGQAPWRRLAATEGASDD; this is translated from the coding sequence ATGAAGATCGCCATTCTGGCCGGGGGACGCGGCACGCGGCTGCTCGGCGGCGAGACCGCCCACCCTAAGGCCCTGTTTGAGGTCGGCGGCCGGCCGATCATCTGGCACATCATGAACATCTACGCCGCGGCGGGCATGACGGACTTCCTGCTGCTGCTGGGCTACAAGGCCGACGAGATCGTGGACTACTTCGTGAACCGCCTGCCGTTCCAGGGGCGGGACTTGAGCCTGACGATCGGGAACGGCGTGGACCGGCACTTCGTCGAGGAGGAGCAGGCGCCCCGCTGGAACGTGACGCTGTGCCACACCGGCCTGGACTCCGAGAAGGGCGAGCGCATCCGCCGCATCCGGGCCCATGTCCAGGACGACGACTGCTTCATGGTGACCTACGGGGACGGTCTGATTGACCTGGACCTGCGGGTGCTCGCCGACTTCCACCGCGCCAGCGGCAAGGTCGCGACCCTGACCGCCGTGCGGGCACGGTCGCAGTTCGGGCACGTGACGCTCAACGGCGCCGACACGGTCACAGAGATGGTGGAGAACCCGTCCTTGCCCGACTGGATCAACGGCGGCTTCTTCGTCTTCAGTCGCGAGGTCTTCGACTGGCTGGAGCCCAACGACCCGCTGGAGACGGGCTGCCTGAGACGGCTGGCGGCGGCGGGGCAACTGGCGGCGTACCGCCACGAGGGCTTCTGGGCGTGTATGGACACCTACAAGGACAACCTGCGGCTCAACGAGTTGTGGGAGAGCGGGCAGGCGCCGTGGCGGCGGCTCGCAGCGACCGAGGGAGCATCGGATGACTGA